In Syntrophotaleaceae bacterium, the DNA window GCCGCTTGAAAACGGGCACTCCCCCACGAATCGATGGTAATACGGTTGATTTTTCCCGCACAGAGCCTCAGCCGGGAGATGTGCCTCCCCGTCCTTTTTCCCTGTTGACAAGGGAGATAACAGGGCCTCAGGTGCCCTGCTTTATAACCGGAACCAATCCCCGCACCCATGAAATAATCAGGTCGGGCCTGGACAGGTCTCCACTTTACAGCGGTGTCATCGAAGGGGTCGGTCCCCGCTATTGCCCATCAATTGAAGATAAGGTGGTTCGTTTCCCGGAAAAAGAATATCACCAGGTGTTCCTGGAACCGGAGGGTCTGGATACGTCGGAAATGTATCCCAATGGAGTACCGACATCCCTGCCGCCAGATATTCAACTGGCCTTTCTGCGCACCATTCCGGGACTCGAACAGGTTGAAATAACCCGGCCGGGTTATGCAATCGAATATGATTACGTCGATCCTGTCCAGCTGAAATCGACTTTGGAGACCAGGGAGATAGAAGGTCTGTATCATGCGGGACAGATCAACGGTACCTCCGGGTATGAAGAAGCCGGAGCTCAGGGTTTGATCGCTGGGATAAATGCCGCCCTGCAGGTTTATGGTCGGAGTCCATTGATTGTCGGGCGTGACCAAGGTTATATCGGAGTACTGATCGACGATCTGGTGACCCACGGAACCAAAGAACCTTATCGCATGTTCACCTCAAGAGCAGAATATCGCCTGCTATTGCGCGAGGACAATGCCGACCAGAGGTTGACGGAACAGGGTTATCATTTAGGCGTTGTTGGGGAAGAGCGGTGGCGGCACTACTCCGAAAAAATGAACCAATTGGCTCGAGGGCGAATCCTGTTGGAACAGACAAGGATAAAACCCGGTAATCGAAAGGCGGTGGATCATCTGGGCCTGACAGACCTGAAGAACGGCTCAACCCTGGAACAGTTGTTGCGCCGACCGGATGTGACTATCGAACAGCTGGCAACACTGGATTCAGATTTGTCCGCTCTCGACCCTTCCGTCCTTGAGCAATTGGAGATTGCGACTAAATACGAGGGTTATATTAAGCGACAACTGGACCAGGTCGGCCGGTTTCAAAAAACTGAACGTATCCTGATTCCGGAGGATTTCGACTTTACGACCATTTCGGGCCTGTCTTCTGAAGTAAAGGAGAAGCTTTCCAGGACCCGACCGGAAAATCTGGGCCAGGCATCAAGGATACCGGGAGTGACCCCGGCAGCCCTGGCCATTCTGTCCGTAATGCTGAGAAAACACAGCCATGTCTGACCGGGAAAAACTATCTGAAATGTTGGCGGCGCTGAGTATTTCGGTGTCTGAAAAAGCCATTACCCAATTATTACACTTGCGCAATGAGTTGCTGCGATGGAACAGCACCATCAATCTGACGGCGATAAAGAATCCAGACGAGGCCATGGAAAAACACTTGGTGGATTCGCTGACTCTTCTCCCCTTCATTGAGAAAAACGGCAACCTGCTTGATCTGGGGTCAGGTGCGGGCTTCCCTGGTATCCCGATTAAAATAGTCTGCCCGGATCTGGAAGTATGGTCGATCGATTCCAATGGTAAGAAAATCGCCTTTCAGAACCATATGGTCAGGGAATTGAGTCTGCAGAACTTCAAGGCCTGCCGCCTTCGGGCAGAGAATTTGCAGGACGTAAAGCATATTCCGAAATTCGGCATGATCGTGGCAAGAGCCTTTTCAGGGATTCTCCCGATTCTTGAATTGGCTGAGCCTTTGCTTTCAGAAAAAGGGATGATTGTCGCCATGAAAGGTCCCGATGGGGACAGGGAGTTGGCGGAAGCGGCTCCTGCCCTGGCAGCAGCAGAGATGGTCTGCTCAGGTCAACACTCCCTGCAACTGCCGGTTTCCGGAGCCTCCCGTACTCTGTTTTTCTTTTCCAGGAAAAACCGATAAAACATTCTCTTTTGATGGTACTGGTGCCCGTCCCGGTGAGTTTTCGTCCAGTCCTGATTCCATAACCAGCGGTATGTTGAAGATATAGACGACACCTTTTCCCTTTAATCGAAGGGAGAAAATGTGGTAGCTTCCAACAATGTGAATTCTTCGGGAGGGTTGAGTTATGGGCCAGATTATAGCAGTGGCCAACCAGAAAGGCGGGGTCGGTAAAACCACGACGGCGGTCAATCTGTCCGCCAGCCTGGCAATTGCCGAACAGCGCACCTTGCTTGTTGACATGGACCCTCAGGCCAATGCCACCAGTGGTATCGGCATCGACCGAACCTCCCTGCGCAAAACAACCTATCATGCTCTTCTGGGCGAGGTTCCCGTCCAGGATGTCATCCAGCCGACATGCATCGAATATCTGCAGATTCTCCCCGCGACAACCGACCTTATCGGCGCCGAAATTGAGCTCGTCGGAGAAAAGGAGCGGGAAACCCGCCTCCGTTCGGTTCTATCCGAGCTGAGGGATGATTACCGCTATATCATCATCGACTGTCCCCCTTCCCTCGGACTTCTGACCGTCAATGCCCTTACCGCAGCGGACTCGGTGCTGATCCCGCTGCAGTGCGAGTACTACGCCATGGAGGGCTTGAGCCAATTGACCAAGACCATCCGTCTGATCCAGCGGGATCTGAATCCCCGGCTGGAGATAAACGGTATCTTGCTGACGATGTTCGATCGCCGGAACAACCTTTCCCACCAGGTGAGCGAGGAGATGCGCAAATATTTTGCGGACCGTGTCTTTCAAACGGTCGTTCCCCGCAATGTCAGGCTCTCTGAGGCTCCAAGTCATGGCCTCCCCGTGCTGATGTATGACATTGCCTCCAGCGGAGCTTCCGCCTACCTGGCGCTGGCGAAAGAAATTATCCACACGAGGAAATGAAAATGGTTAAAAGACCCGCACTCGGAAAAGGAATCGGCGCCCTCCTGACTTCGGTTTCATCGGATAACGGGAGCAAGTATTTTATGTGCCCCATAGAAGAACTTCGTCCACACCGGGAGCAGCCGAGAAAAACCTTCGATGATATGAAAATGGCCGAGCTGGTAGCCTCAATCCGGGAAAAAGGGATTATTCAACCACTGGTTGTTCGCAGGACCGAAGACCATTATCAGATCATTGCGGGGGAAAGGCGGTGGAGAGCGGCCCAGAAAGCGGCTTTGCATGAGGTCCCGGTGGTCATACAGGATGTCACGGAGGATACAGCCTTCGAAATGGCCCTGATTGAAAACCTTCAGCGGGAGGATCTCAACCCGATCGAAGAAGCCGAAGCCTACCGCCATTTGATAGACCGCTATGAACTCACCCAGGAAGAGGCCGCAAAAAGGGTCGGAAAGGATCGATCCTCCGTAACCAATTCCTTGCGCCTGCTCCGGTTGCCCGCGGAGATCAGGGAGGATGTCACTTCAGCTCGACTGACCATGGGGCATGCCAGGGCCCTGCTCTCACTGGATGATGATGCGGATCTGCTCGAAGCGCGGGAACAGGTGTTGCGAAAGAAACTCTCCGTGCGGGAGACCGAAGCACTGGTGAGAAAAATCAAGAGCTTCGGCGGCGTTCCGAACCGCAAGCCAAGACCTCGTCCTGCCCCGGAAATTGTCCATTTGGCAGAAGAATTGCAAAGAGCACTGGGTACACAGGTCAAAATATCGCCCGGAAAAAAAGGCGGAAAAATTGAAATCTCCTATTTCTCCGCAGACGACCTCAATCGATTGCTGGAGGTGCTCGGGGTGCTCTAGGGACACGCGATCATGCTGAAAAAAAAGGACAAAACAACCATGCGCAAAGAATCCGGTACGGAAAAAGGAGAAATTAAGGCTTTTTTAGGTGCAGGCAGCCAGTTCGAAGGGACCTTGATTTTTGATGAGATCGTCCGGATGGACGGCATCTTCAGCGGCAAGATTACGTCGAAGGACACTCTCATCGTCGGGGAAACCGCCAAAATCGATGCGGATGTCACAGTGGGCACCCTGATTCTCAGCGGCCGTTTTAAAGGCACCATAAAAGCGGCGAAAAAAGTCGAATTGAGGGCCCCCGCGGAAGTCGAGGGGACCATAGAAAGCCCCTCCCTGGCAGTCGAGGAAGGGGTGGTGCTGAACAGCACCATCACAATGCGCAAGGAAGGGTTAAAAGAAAGCCCGAAGGTTGTGGCCGCCATCAACCAGAAGGAATGACGCCCCTAATTGTCACCCTCCCCCCTTTAACCCGGCCATATGGCCAATCCAGTGCCTTCAACCGATCCCCTGAATTTTGATCGAGAACGAGGTCGGACGCAGCATCGGAAAATATTCGCATCGACTTAAGACAATTGCATGAAGTAAGATATCAGGCGGAACCGCTATATTGGTGGTTTCGCCTTTTTAATGAGTCGTTTCATAGTGAAGGGTGGAATGAATCTGATGCAGGCCGAGCGATCTATCATTCATCTCGATCTCGACGCCTTCTACGCTTCGGTTGAGGAGCTGGATTATCCGGAATTGCGCGGTCTTCCCATCATCGTTGGCGGAAGTCGGGATCGCGGGGTGGTCTGCGCCTGTTCCTACCCGGCCCGGCGATACGGAGTTCGCTCGGCCATGGCCATGGCAAAAGCGATGCGTCTCTGTCCCCAGGCCGTGGTCCGATCGCCGCGAATAAAACGCTACGGCGAAGTATCCAGGGAGGTCTTCGCAATTTTTGCCCGTTATACCGACTGTATTGAACCCCTATCGGTAGATGAGGCCTTTCTGGACGTCACCGGTTGCGAAAGATTGTTCGGTCCGGCTGGGAAAATAGCGGCCGAAATTCGAAAGACGGTCTCTTCGGAGATCGGATTGAGCATCAGTGCCGGAGTGGCGGGGAACAAGTTTCTGGCCAAACTCGGATCCGAGCAGGCCAAGCCCGATGGTCTTTTCATCGTGCCGGATCCACCGGAATCGTTTTTGTTGCCGCTGCCGCTGGGGCGGCTCTGGGGTGTTGGTCCGGTGATGCTCAAATCTCTTGAAAATCAGGGGTTGCGCTCCGTGGCCGATTTGAGGCGGATGAGCCGTGAGAGTCTGCAGAAACGCTTCGGAGCCATGGGCGAACATCTCTATCGCCTGGCCAGAGGGGAGGATAGCCGGCCGGTCGAGCCCTTTTCGGAGGTCAAATCGGTCGGGCACGAAGACACCTTCGAGCGGGATCTGTGGGATCGGCAGGAAATGCACCGAGCCCTGCTCGATCTGGCGGAGCGGGTTGCCGCCCGCCTCCGACGGAAAGGGTTGTGCGGAGCCTCCCTCACACTCAAAGTCAAGTATGCGGACTTTTCGACGGTGACCCGAAGCCGTACCCTGGATCAGGGAATCAACCATGCCATGGATATCTATCATCAGGCTGTTGAACTGATGGGGCGGACAGCGGCCGGTGAAAAGGCCGTCCGTTTGCTGGGAATCAGCCTCGGCAGGCTGCAGAACCATGGTGATGGACAGACGGAACTTTTCGGAATCGAGTCGCGCCAGCGACAGATGGCGCTTGATCAGGCCGTAGACAGTCTTAGGGGGCGATTTGGATTTGATGGAATCCGCAGGGCATCGCTATTGGAAGGGCCATCAGGGCCGAAACCGGGCCGCGAAAAAGGGGATGGTTCGAAGTAAACCGGCCTTGCTGTGAATCTCGAGCGTGGCCGTCGGTAACCGGTGCATTGAATCGATCTGCTGGAAAAGGTCCTCGAAGTCGATATTCCCCTCCCCGGCCGGCAGATGAGCATCGCTGGTCCCGTCGTTGTCGTGCAGATGCAGATGGATCAGTCGTGAGCGGAAGGCTGAAAGCCATTGCCGGAGCGGCACTTTGGCAAACAGGTTCCAGTGGCCAATATCGAAGCAGTGGCCCACCCATGGATTGTCGAGTTCTTCAATCAGGGTCGCAAGGGGCTCCGGCTCATCGTCGAAAATATTTTCCAGGGCCAGCAGACATTCCTGTTCACCGGCCTGGTTGATCAGATCGGGCCAGAAAGCCAAGCTGGCTTCGAGCCAGGGCTCGCTGCGGCCGCCATATCGCCAGCGATCGTATCCGGGATGGAACACGGCCAGGCTTGCCCGGCACTTCCCGGCCAGGTCAAGAGTCTGACGGAAGCGGAGTTTGCTGGCTTTTCTCACCAGGGGTTCGAGGGCGCCGGGATTCAGATCCATGAAGGGGGCATGGAAAATAATCCCGAGACCCTCCTCTTCCAGTTGACGGCAGCAGTCGATCAACTCTCCTACCGGCTTCTCCAGATCATCCCACTTGAGACCGATTTCCGGCTGCAGCCGATTTTCCAGAAGCAGCCCGAGGTGCTCCTTCAGCATATGGCAGGGAACGTGGACATGGAGCCGGTCACCCATGATCCTCTCCTCCGGCGGCGATCAGTTCGAGTTTCTGGATAGCGGGTTGCTCTCCCAGGGTAATGAGGATGTCCCCGGCATCGATGACCGTTGTCGAAGCGGGGTTGAACAGCATGTTGCCGGCCGCCTTCTTGATGCCGATAATCATGATTCCCCATTCCTTGCGGATGCCGGAGGAGATCAGGGTCTTGTCCACGAGGGAGGATCCGGGGGCCACCCGGATCTCTTCAAGCTGCAGCTCGAGGTTTTCCCCACCGACCGCGATGTCGATGAAATCGACCACCGAAGGGCGCAGAATTGCACATGCCATACGGTTGGCCCCGATCTGATAGGGAGAAATGACCTTGTTGGCACCCGCCCTTTTCAGTTTGACCTCGGTTCCTTCTTCCCCGCACCGCGCCAGGATGAAGAGATCCGGATTGAGTCCGCGGGCGGTCAGGGTGATGTAGACATTGGCCGTTTCGGAATTGACAGCGGTGATCAGGCCTTTGGCTCTCTGAATGCCCGCCTCGATGAGAGATTCGTCCTCCGTGGCGTCCCCTTCGACAAACAGAATATCGCTTGTCCGCAATTGCTGGCAGAGTTCCGGATTGTTTTCCACGACAACGAAGGGTAACCTGCCCTGAAGCTGCTTGCTGATCAGGGCTCCTATTCTTCCATAACCGCAGATTATGTAATGCCCCTGAAGCTGATTGATCTTTTTTTCCAATTTCATCCTCCCCAGTATCCGCAGCAGCTGCCATTCCACCATCGACTGGGCGAGGCTTCCTATGGTATAGGCGATGGTCCCGGCTCCGAAGACGATAACCAGAATGGTAAAGATACGCCCTGCTTCCGAAAGGGTATTCACCTCCTTGAAGCCCACCGTTGAAACCGTGATAACGGTCATGTAAAGGGCATCCAGGTAGGACCAGTGCTCGATCGTGGCATAGCCAACGGTGCCGAGCACTATGGTGGTGACGAGGACCAGCAGGGAGATTTTAAGATTGCGAGCCGGATTCATGTCCTCTCCGGTGAAACAAAATATTCCGGATGATAGCCTTGCACCGGGAAAAAGGCAAGCAAGGAACCCTGCCCTGGTTCCTGAGCTAAACACCTTGACAGACTGGGGAAACTGCTTACAATTCGAAAAACCTGCTGAAGCCTGCGCGGATGGATGGCAAAGATACCGGCGTACCATCTGCTTTGCTTCGGTTCCTCTCTTGGGAAGGATGGTTTCGATAACCCATGACCACAATGCTGAAAACCGGGCTCGACCACCCCGTGACCGGGGTACGGGACCTGGTCGATTACCTGAAGTCAGGCGCCCGTCCTCCGGAAAAATGGGGGGTCGGGGTCGAAATGGAAAAGTTGGTCCTGGATGTTCATTCCGGAGAGGCGGTTGCTTTGGAGAGGATCGAGGTCCTTTTCGAACGCCTGGCTTCCCTTGGCCCATGGAAGCGAATCCATGAGCAGGGGCGATTGATCGCGCTGCGAGGACCCGATTCTTCCGTAACCCTTGAGCCGGGCGGTCAGTTGGAGCTTTCGGGTGCCCTTTGCCCGGACCTTTATTGCTGCCTTGGGGACTTCTGCCGCTACGCGGCACAGATCGTCGAGCAGGCTGAAAGCCTCGGTTTGCTGTTCCTCGGTCTGGGGGTGCAGCCCTTTTCCAATCCCGATGACATCGGCTGGCTGCCCAAGGCCCGGTACGACATCATGCGTTCCTATATGAGTAAAACCGGCGACATGGGGCATCGCATGATGAAACAGAGTGCCGGCCTGCAGGTCAACCTCGATTTTTCCGATGAGCAGGACTGCATCGAAAAAATGCGCGTTGCCCAGTGGTTGTCTCCCCTCTTCTACGCCCTGTTTGCCAACTCGCCGATCATGGACGACCGACCAACCGGTTTTCTTTCCACTCGTGGAGAAATCTGGTCCCGCACCGATCCCGACAGGACCGGCCTGCTGCTCGGGCTTTTTGCCGGAAATGCCGATCTGGGGACCTACGCCGAGTACGCCCTCGATGTTCCCATGTACTTCATACACCGGCAAGGCCGGATGCTGGATATGACCGGGGAGCGTTTTTCCTTTCGCCGGTACCTGGCCGAGGGGTTTGACGAGGCTCGCCCTACCCTGGCTGACTGGGACCTGCATCTTTCCACCCTGTTTCCCGAGGTCCGCCTGCGCCCGCAGATAGAACTGCGGAGCGCCGACAGCCTGCCGCCCCGTCTCGCTCTGGCGGTAGCGGCCCTGGCCAAGGGGCTGTTGTACGATCGGGAGTCCCGCAGGGCAGTCGCTTCGATATTCGAGGAACTGGGGGTGGAAAAGTTTCTCCAAGTTTACCGGAATTCATGGAAAATGGGCCTCAAGACGCCATTCGGAAACCGCACTTTGAGGGAGGTGACCCTGGATATCCTGTCCCTTGCCCGAGATGGGCTGCGCCGCCAACACCGGCAGGGCCTGGATCGGCCCGATGAAAGCCAATTTCTCGATCAGATAGGAGAAATAGCGGAGAGCGGTCTGACCCTGGCCGAAAGGCTGCTGGCTGGCTGGCAGGGGTCCAGGGCGGAAAAGCTTTCCCTGCTCAGGGAGCATTGTGGTTATTCCTTTTGTTCCTAGGAACCCGGCACATCAGTACTAACTAAAAAAGGTCTTTGAATTGCAGGGCCTGGAGGTAGTAAACTGATCCGGACCTGTTGGTGCCCAAAGCAAAGCGGAGAATCTGCTGTATGAAAGACGCCAAAACCGATATCCCACTCATCCGGGCATCTATCGACACTTTGAGACTTCTCGCGGCTGACGCCGTGGAGCAAGCCAATTCGGGACACCCCGGAACCCCCATGGAAGCGGCTCCGGTCGCCTATCTGCTGTTCCGCCATCATTTGTGCCACAACCCCAAAAACCCCCAATGGCCCGGTCGTGATCGCTTCGTACTCTCCTGCGGCCATGCCTCGATGCTTCTCTACGGTGCCCTGTTTTTGACCGGCTACGATCTGTCCCTGGACGATATCCGCCATTTCCGACAGTTTGGCAGCCGGACTCCGGGGCACCCCGAGTTCGGCCATACGCCAGGAGTGGAAACCACCAGCGGACCTCTGGGCCAGGGGGTCGGAGTCAGCGTCGGCATGGCCATGGGTGCCCGTTTCCTGGCCCAGCAGATCGATGTCGACCTGTTCGATTACCGAATTTTCGCTCTCTGCTCCGATGGAGACCTGATGGAAGGCGTGGGAGCTGAAGCAGCCTCCCTGGCAGGGCATTTGCGGTTGGGCAATCTGATCTGTATCTACCTGGACAACCGTATCACCATCGAGGGAAAAACCGACCTGACTTTCAGCGAGGAGGTCGCCGCCCGGTTTCTTGCTTATGGATGGCATGTGCAGAGGGCCGAAGGGGAAAACCTTCCTGAGATCGACGCCGCTCTCGAGCGGGCCAAGGGGGATCCCCGCCCCTCCCTGATCGTCCTCCGAACCCATATCGCCCAGGGCTCACCAGGCAAACAGGATAGCGAAGAGGCTCACGGCGCTCCTCTCGGATCCGAGGAACTCCGGCAGACCAAGCGGGCATACGGTCGGGACCCGGATCAGATGTTCGTCGTACCGGAAGATGTGGCACGACATATGGCGGAGGCGGTACAGCGGGGCGCAGAACTGGAACACCAGTGGCGCACAAAGCTGGCCGAGCGTCACGGCGAAGCGCTGCCGGAGATCTGGTGGAAGGCCGCTGAAGGGCATCTTCCCGACGGCTGGGAGCAGGCTCTGCCTGAGTTCGCTCCCAAGGACGGCCCCATGGCCACCCGTAAAGCCAGCGGCCTGGTTCTCAACCTCCTCGCCTCGAGGTTGCCACTGCTTTTGGGCGGATCGGCTGATCTCGGTCCTTCCAACAATACAATGATCAAGGGGCAGGGTGCCTTCGCTCCCGGAACCAGTGGACGCAACATCCATTTCGGAGTGCGCGAGCATGCCATGGGCGCGATCCTCAATGGGTTGGCCCACACCCCGGGGCTTATCCCCTATGGCGGAACCTTTCTCATCTTTTCCGACTACATGCGTCCGCCGATCCGTCTGGCAGCCATGATGGGTCTGGGGACAATCTATGTTTTCACCCATGATTCCATCGGTCTCGGCGAAGACGGACCGACCCATCAGCCCATCGAACAGCTTCCCGGCCTGCGCGCGGTGCCGGGGCTGCAGGTCATCCGCCCCTGCGATGGAAACGAGACGGCAGTCGCCTGGCAGGTCGCCATCGCCAGCAGAAGGCGACCGACGGCCCTGATTCTGAGCCGTCAGAACTTGCCTATCCTCGATCGCAGCCAATTCGCCCCCGCCGCCGGCCTGGCCCGTGGAGGCTACGTCCTGGCACGGGAGCAGGGACCCTTGTCAGCGATTCTGCTGGCCAGCGGATCGGAGGTGGCTCTGGCACTGGCCGCCCGGGAGAAGCTGGAGCCACAGGGCATCCCCACGCGTGTGGTCTCCCTTCCCTGCTGGGAACTGTTCGAGGATCAACCGGAGGACTACAAGGAGGACGTCCTGCCGCTTACCTGTCAAGTCCGGGTAGCCGTGGAAGCGGCTTCGCCCTTCGGATGGGAGCGCTATGTCGGCCGGAAAGGCCGTATCCTGGCGATGAGCGGTTTCGGTGCCAGCGCCCCGGCAAAAGAGTTGATGTCGCATTTCGGGTTTACGCCGGAAAAAGTCATCGAAGCTGTGGTGCAATTGTTGAAAAGATAAAAATTGTTCCGATCGTCGCATTGCCCGGGTAAACCTTTTTTCTGCTGAAACGTCAGAATTCGCAAACAGACCAGTAGATTCAGGGGAAGGCTGATGAATTTGAATGCCGCCGCAACTGTTATCGATCCGGACCGTCTTGCGGAGGTTTCTGAGGTTTTGGAAACAGAAAGTGTTCTAACCGAGCAGATTCTGCTCGACCAGATCAGGTCCGGGCATCCCTTGGCTTTCGAGCAGCTGGTGCAGGCCAAGGCGCCACAGATGATCAATCTCGCCTATCGCCTGGTAGGCAATCGGGAGGAGGCAGAGGACATTGCCCAGGAAGCCTTCCTCAAAATGCACAGAACCCTGGATACTTTCCGCGGCGAATGCAGCCTTTCCAGCTGGCTCTACCGGATCGTTTCCCGCCTGGCTATCGATCACTTGCGGCGGGAAAAGTTAAGGCGCAAACTGTTTTTCTTCCGCCAGAGCGACGAAGAGGCCGACCCCCTGGAATTGGTGCCCGACTCGGGTCCTTCCAGTGTCGATATTCTGCAGGCCCGGGAGACGGAGAGCCGCTTGAAGCAGGCGCTGAAACGCCTGTCTGGGCGGCAGCGGGCAGTATTCGTTCTGCGCCATCAGGAAGGGCTCCCGCTCAAGGAAATCGCGGCCGTGCTCCAACTGGAGGAAGGAACAGTCAAAGCCCATCTTCACCGGGCGGTCCGTGTTCTGCGCGTCGAACTCCAAGATCTGCATGAGGATCAGCCATGAACAGCCACCACAGAGAACATTACAGCGAAGAGGACCTGTTGCTCCACTATTACGGCGAAACCAGCCGCGAGGAGAGATCCCGGATGGAGAGCCATATCGCCGGTTGTCAGACATGCGGGGACATCTGGCGGTCGCTGCTGCGGACTCTGGGAGCCGTACCTCGGGTTGGCGTGACTCTGTCCCACAAGGAAACGCTCGATTTTGCAGCCCGGGTGGCCCGGCGTGCCGGACGGCGCAGATTGTCCCGTGGCTGGCTCTGGGGGGGGACCCTGGCCACCGCAGGACTGCTCGCCCTGATGCTGTCGGTTCGCCCCCCCGCTCTGCGGCCGGGGCCAGGCGACAGTTCGAATAAAGTGGCGGAATCCACCCTTTTGAAGGAAATGGACCTGCTGCAGAAAATGGAAATGCTCGAACAGCTTGATCTTTTGCAGGAATTCGATGGATAAGGCTGAATGGGGATATGATATCCCGACCAATGGGGAAAAAGAAAAATGAAACGCTTCCTGCTGCCCGTACTCGCTCTGGTTTTCGGTCTGGTTCTGATTCATGACCTGGCGTTGGCTAAAAACCTCGACAAATTCGAGTCGTTCGAATCCTGGAGAATAGCCAGGGCAGACGACGACCGAGGTCAATACCGGCATGAAGACCGGCGGGAAATGACCCCTGACCAGCGCCGCGAACTGGAGAGACGATATCAGAAATTTCGGGAACTATCGCCCGAGGAGCAGCAGAAGCTGCGACAGCGTTATGAGCGATTCAAGGACATGTCCCCGCAAAAACAGCAGGAGATGCTGGAACGCCACCAGCGCATCCAGCAACTTACCCCACAGCAGCAGGAAGAGTTGAAAAGGGATTGGCAGCAGCTCAAGGAACTCCCCCCCGATGAACGCAGCCTGCGGCGCCAGGAGATCCGTCGAAAGTTCTTCGACGAAAACGGCCATGAACGGAACGGCAAGGGGGGCGGTCGCCGCTGATAGTGGCAGCGTTGTCGTCAAATTCTCAGGTGATATACTCCAGGGGAAAACCAGGGAGGGCAAGAATGAAAGAAAGACCGTTGTGCATATTCCTTATGTGCCTGCTGATCGCCCTGCTGACGGGCGGTTCCTTCGTTTGGGCGGAACAGGCCACCGACAAAAGCGGCAAGGCCCTGTTCGCACAGCACTGCGCCCTTTGCCATCCCAACGGAGGCAATATCATCAACCCCGCAAAAACGCTGGATAAAGAGACTCTGGCAGCCAACGGCATTGACGATGTCGACGGCATCATCGACACCCTTCGCAACCCTGGCCCGGGCATGACCCCCTTCGGCCCGGAACTCATCCCTGACGGCGAGGCCAGAAAAATCGCCGATTACATTCTTGAAACTTTCTGACTTGGAACCAACAAAAAGTTACAACCTAGTGGTTTTTGGTATTTAGGGAGATCCGGAGGATTTTTTCGAGGCTTTCCCTTTGCCTCTGCTACGGCTGTAAAGCATGGTGACGATGACGCCGAGAGCAAACCCGGTGAGCAGTGTCACCAGAAGCAGAAGAGCGTGAGGCAAAATGATGTTCAGGAACAGGATTCTCGTTTCAACTGGCTGGGTGTTCTGCAGGATAACCGTGGTGGCCAGCAAAGCCAGCAAGGCTGCGAAAATGAGACGGCCTTTTGCCATATGAACTCCCTTGGCAAAATGAATGAGAGGACGTCGGAACAAAAAAAAGCCGCCGCCGCCTTGTTTGTGTGGGGTAAGGAGGGGGGCTATTTGACACACTCTAGGAGGAATCGCCCGTTTTTCTCGCCAAAAACGGGGCACATTGCAACCAAAAGGATCGTTTTTCACAAAAGCAGGAATGGGATCTGTTTGAGTTGTTAACACAACGGCTATCTTAATACAAGAAAATTTATCAAAAAGTTTCACTTTGTATCAAAATTAAGCCAGGACGGTCGTTGACAGAGTCAACCGAATCGAGCTTTTTGTCAGCCGGCGTAAGGCTGTCGATCAGGTTGTTAAAGGCGCAGCTCCCGGATAGCCGCCTGCCAGTTTTACAGGCTTTCCTGCTGAACCGGGAGGAC includes these proteins:
- a CDS encoding DUF3106 domain-containing protein, which encodes MKRFLLPVLALVFGLVLIHDLALAKNLDKFESFESWRIARADDDRGQYRHEDRREMTPDQRRELERRYQKFRELSPEEQQKLRQRYERFKDMSPQKQQEMLERHQRIQQLTPQQQEELKRDWQQLKELPPDERSLRRQEIRRKFFDENGHERNGKGGGRR
- a CDS encoding c-type cytochrome, yielding MKERPLCIFLMCLLIALLTGGSFVWAEQATDKSGKALFAQHCALCHPNGGNIINPAKTLDKETLAANGIDDVDGIIDTLRNPGPGMTPFGPELIPDGEARKIADYILETF
- a CDS encoding lipopolysaccharide assembly protein LapA domain-containing protein; this translates as MAKGRLIFAALLALLATTVILQNTQPVETRILFLNIILPHALLLLVTLLTGFALGVIVTMLYSRSRGKGKASKKSSGSP